The Hippocampus zosterae strain Florida chromosome 2, ASM2543408v3, whole genome shotgun sequence genome contains the following window.
GAACTTGCCCGTGCTGGGCTCGTAGTAGTTGCCCACGTTGGTTACCACGTCATCAAATTTCAGTACTTCGCTCCCCTCATGCTGCTTGCGAAGCCCTGCATAAAAGGCAATTTTGGGAGTGTAGAGTGAGGGAGAATAGCCACCAGGTCCGGGACCTGGTGGACCTTGCGGTCCCGGCTTGCCTGGTTCCCCAGGGGGCCCACGTGCTCCCGGGGGGCCAGGTATCCCCGGGGGTCCCCGGATGCCGGACCTGATCTTCTTCCCAGAGTAATCCTGGGGTGGCGGAGACACCGCTGCTAATTCTTGGCCTGGCTGCGAGGTGGTGTAGGGATCACAGACCATCCGGCAGCTTCCGAGCATCTCGTAATGGCTCCCCTCAGTTCCCGTGTTTCCTCCTTTGGTTGTGTGGACCAACAGGGGAATGGccaccagtaaaatgagtaccATAGCTACACCTACGGCCGCGCCAATCACACGCTTCCTGCGGCTGAGGCGCGAAGCAGCCAGTGTCAAAAAGTCCTCCTCCCCCTTGACTCCAATGGTGCTCGCCAGGGTGAAGCCTCtcaggggaccagcacggtgtGAAAATGTACAAGAGGACGTGAGCAAGAGGGAGGGAAGTCTATAAGTGGGACAAGTGTATTGAGAGATGAGAGAGGCAATATGGCAGACAGCCAGAGGGACACAAGCAGATGAAAAGCTCCAAGAAAAACGATGACGCTGTCCAGgggcaataaaaacaaacaaaaaaagatcccCAAGTCTGTGATTAAAAAGATAAGAACGATGAAGCTTGACCACTGTGGCGTTCGAGATCATAAATATTTGGGCCAAACAACAATTCTACCCAAAACATCGTTTAAAAGGAGCTTTGATCcggttttaattttaaatttcaAACCTCTTCAAATCAAAGATCAAAATCAAAGACAAATCATAGTTATCTAAGTGAGTGCTGCCAAATTCCCCTTAATAGGGAGGGCGATCCAATTTTTCTTAGATGTTGCTCACACAGACAGCTGTCATTCAAGAAGCCCTGATAAAGATTGTCGCTCGGCCATGTTACACGAGTGAGTGATTCTTTTCTTCCTCACACCATCGTCTTGTTTGTCCTTTCCGATAGAGCTTTGGGACTCTTCCTCCTCTGTATTGGCACTGACGGGAGAAAATGATGCACAATTGAAACTGAACCGTacaaaatcagaagtaaaatgATCCATCTACTATAACACATGTTTTCAAATCAGATTTTGAGCAATTCAAACACATGGTAATAATTCTTTTTGTAAAAATCATTCATGGCTTGTGacataaatatttcaaattcatcGGAGCAATGCCTTCCTCTGTTTACTCACACATTTGAGatgggaggaaaagaaaaggctGCTCACCGTCACTCCTTGGGAATCCCCGCGTGTATTTAAGACAATCAGTCCCCTCTTCAATGCCAAATGTTCCGTGCACAAGGATCTCAGGTAGCGCCAAATCTTTAGGTGTGTGTGTCAAAGGTAGGAGAGATGGACATTGACACCAGGATGATGTCAGAAGGCAGCACACCACAGAAAAGTGGcacttttttcttgttttaggtCGGTCCAAAATAGTGGTGCTGCAGATGTCCACCGTAACACTGGACTGCTGCACATTTGCGTTTGGAGACACACCTgttagctctctctctctctctctctctctctctgcctccctTTCACAGTAAGTCGATCCAAAATATGGCCCAGGGTTGCATTCAGCCTTTTTTGTAATTGTCTTACAGCATATTCTGGAAATAAAATCATACTGTCTCAGAACATTCTTTAACAAAGGATGATTTGGGCTGCCCATGTAATGGAGAGGAAAAGCTGATCAATTTGACAAATCTTGGtattattattcaaatattGGTTCACCAAATGAATTCATCCTGAATTTAAGTTCCTGTGCCAGAaccctttttttctgaaataaattaaagcacacatttttgtactgtcttttattttgggtTGGGAGGAGGAGCGCgccatataagataagataagataagataagatatcctttatgtgtcccacactggggaaatttacagcctccagcagcaagaatgtaggtagaaagaagaaagaagaaaaaaacaacaaacaccgttcaattaagtgcaatataaacacaaaatggataaatcgcagtgctatttacaattgtctttcacatcatttaattattattattattattattattattattattgttgttgttgttgttgttgttattatttttattcatcagcctgacagcagtcggtaggaacgagcgtcggtatctctccttcttgcagcgcgggtgtaacagtctctggctgaaggagctaccaagtgctgtcagggcgggctggagggggtgggagggactggccatcatagcttttagcttagttagcatccttctgttgcccacctcctccagagtgtcaagggagcaacccacgacagaactggccttcctgaccagtcgctccagtctctttctgtgccGGGCTGatatgctgcctgaccagcagacaatgccatcatggatggccgaggccaccaccgagttatagaacgtcttaaggagtgacccctgaaccccaaaagacctcagtttcctgagtaggaagagtcggctctgtcctttcctaatcagggtgtccgtgtttgtagaccagtccagtttgttgttcagaagaacacctaggtacttgtaggaggtcaccctctctatgtccataccctggatgttatTAATGTCTGATTGAAAGGGGGTCAGTTGTACTCGCCACTGTCACATTGACTATTGATAATCTTTCGTCTCAGGGAAATCTGGATCTGATTTGAACTCATATAATTTCCATAGTATCCCGTACCACCTGTGTGACAGGCTCAATCCTGTCTTTAAAGTTTAATGGTGACACATTGGGAGTAGTGCGGACAGGCTACATACAGTATTGATAACTCTTCCTTCGTCCCTCTGATATATGCTGACCACTGCTGGCAATATGGGGATCATCTAAATGGATCCCTGCAAAAATGGAGGTCTGGATGATCACTCCCTGTCCCCGCACGTTGGGTCGGATGTAGCCAGGAATTGGGCTTGAAGATTTGGTTTTTCCATTGGGAAATGTTGGTTCACGCAAGCCGTTCATCTCAGTTTAGGGCTCAGTCCATGCAGCTGTCTAGACAGCAGCGAATCCCAACTGTAGTAATGAGGGATCAGCAGCGGTGCCCTGGGAAATGATCCAACTGGCCTTCATTTGGATAACGTTTATTCATGACTAcagtgattttgttgttgttgttttttcatctaTGTCAGCAACCTATTGTGACAGGCGGAGCgatgaaatgtttttctcttGGAGGGCATAAGGTACAATAAACTTCTTGCCGCTCATAACAGAGAAGAATTCATGGCTTCACGCGAGTTACCATTAAATACACTGTAAAGAATTTCGCTTTAAGATAACATTAAAATCTTCGCAGCAGGGTCACCagtatttgacttttattttacaatgcACCTTCTCTAATTAATTTGAACAGTATAGGACTGTATTTTGCATGACAttacttgattatttttttattcattgatgATTATACACCGCATCCACTGTTGatgattttaagataagatatcctttattcgtcccacactggggaaatttacagtattCTACTGTATTTTGGAGTGCAGTAGAGGATAATTGTATTGTGGTATTTTTCCTGGACATGCCAGTTTAGATATTAAATCTGCTATTTAATAGTAAGAATGCGTCAGATTTACATTCCAATTTTCTGCGACATGCTCAAAGTGTCCCACAGTGAATATTTATTTACTCACACTTTCACACTCTGGTTGGTCCTGGTTGAGCCCAAAATGCGCTCTACTGTAGTTGCTGTGATttgccgatttgtcttactgtttattgtgcatgttaaattgctccatgtacagcactttgtatgcagcgatggctgtttgaaagtgctctataatgactgttgacttgacttgacttgacttgactgtgtgGCAGGGGGCAGATCATCATTGCCAACAGAGGCAATATGCGCACAATTGGATTTTTAGAGCCTCTTCAAATATTACTGAGGTGATTAATATTGAAATACGTGCATGTCTCTCAACTGTCTGTCTCCctttcttctccttcctccCTGTGACTTCATTGCTATGATATTCATTGTGTTGACACAGTGCCTCGCTGCTATTGCTTTATTATGAGACCGGCTGCTGCACGGGACTCCGTTCTCCCCATAAACCATACACGGAGTCACAGGAGGATAAGTAGTGGGCCGCTTGAGTTGTTACCCGGTTTAGTGATTAATTTCACCTATTAAGATGTACATAGTAAATCTCTGTCTTTTGTGCAGATGCATCATTTTTGTTCTAGCTACTCTACCCTCCGTGTAAACAAGTAAGGGGAGAACCAGGAACTTATTTATGGCCACATTAGTCACATTTTATTTCTCTTCCGCTTCGGCCGCTTAGTCCGCATGCTTTCCGATACTAATTCTTCAAATCCCCCGCCCACAGCAACATTAAATAACTCCACGCTTTTAATGCGTAACATTTAGGAATTgccttgcacaaaataaatccatTGTGTCTTGCAAGCGGGCAGAGTAATGGCCCCCGTTGAGGGGTTTAGTTGTCTGATGCAGGTGCATTTGTCCGTCACGTAATAAGAAGGAGCAACACATATTGATTACCAGCTCGGATGGATGAAGACACAGTATGCCAGGGAGGCACATCACCACCACAGGGCCGTCACTGCTAAACTTGGCACCGTTCACATGTTCCACAGCTTACGCTGACAGGAATCCTGCCATCAAACTGCTCGTCTTTGCTATGTAGATGGCCCCCTTGGAAATCCATTTAGAAGTCATTGGGGGAGGGCAGCGATGAAGTGGCATTACGGGGTCAGTCTTGCAGGTATGCCACATCATCTGCAGGAAGCATACACAGGAGGCAACACACCGGTGCCGCTCTTGTCTGGTTAAGCGGCAAATGAACTGAGTTCCTGCGGGAGAGTTTGAACACCCCaacacatcaacattcatcTCTTACGTTAAGACCTGATTAGGTTCTCTATCCCGGAATACATCTTCATTCACACATTCTATTAAATTGCTTGCTGTTAAAACAACAGTCCTCTCTGCCTTACGTTACTTACTCTGCTCACCATGCATACCACTACCTGCCCTCTCCATTCCAGCAATTTTATCAATCTCTTTGCTCCCAAAGTCTTCAATACTTTTGGGCGATCTTGTATTCAATTTTCCATCCCAAACAATAATGGAGGACTCTGCAGCAAATAAGAATCTCACCTCAGTCATCCCCAAtgtcattgtttaaaaaaattggtcAGGGATGCTGTACATGATTGCCGTACCGTGTTTTCAGCCTCTTTTGAAGCTTTTGTTCACCTTGTGCGATGATACAATGTATTTTGTAGCTACATCACACTCAACAATTTGTTGCTGTTAACGTGCTGTGCTTGACTTTGTCTGCTGCCAGGTTGGCATGGCAAATGAGAATCTGTTCTCAATAGTCTTACCTGGGGAaataaagatgaaataaaaacaaacaaacaaaaaatctcaaGGCAATAGAACATGCTTCTCACTTACCGGAGACACAAGTGAAGATGAAAGCAAGCAGCAAGGGAAGGTCACTACACTGAAGCCCAGGGAAAGCATTGCCAGGGAGGAAACTCACGATTTCCGTCACTCATCAGTGAGAAAGGATTTATCGTGCAAATGATGAAAGTGATACTCATTCCTTTTTCTGCAACTggatgtttttcttcctttgtttaACATGGCTGTGAGTTTGAAGTGGTGAATGTCATATTTTGGTGCAAACCTCAACAATTAAAAGCTGAAAGTCTTGGCTTCAATCCGATCGTGACTGTTGTACAATATTCCAAATCCCCTTGTGTTTATAaaggaaacatttaaaaaaaaaacctcagagtCACTGTACGAATAATTCTGGACCAGTGACTCAGTTTGACTCTATTGTGACGTGGCTTCACCCCCAAACGCGACTCGGGCAAAGATGTTGGCGCCCACGTTAGGAAAGTAACGGGGCGTGTGTGGTGTGTTGCTGCCGTGCATTCTTTTCTCTCTGACTTTACAGTAAGTGCACATTTGCAAGCAGCGTATGCAAAGGTGTGCGCATGTGCATCCCGGCGCTGTGCTGTTCCATTAAGCTCTGATTATGGGGCCTGATGCGGAGTGGCATGTTTAGATTGAGTTGCACAGCCACCCTAATTTGCTCTATTAATAACAAGCCTTCATACTGCTTTCCTGAACCACATTTATTAATCACAATTTGTCATCTGTCCAGGGCTCCACCCTCTGCCTCTTTCCTTACATGTTGCCCTCCCTCCCTTGATCTGTGTttttctccacctcctcctccttccaacAGAGCCGTTTATCCACTGCATGCAACCGCCAGTCTCATAGCTCACGGGGATGGTCCAGTTTACCAAAGCATTTTCTCATTCCTTCATGGTGTGATATCCGAAGTTGGTGCACTTATTGCGCGACAGATATAATTCAAATATCGAAACACAGCAACAAGTTGGGTAAAGATTGAGCTGCGAATACATGGTGGAACAGTGTAGTTCAACCAAAATAGTCTGGAATCTATGCAGAGTATGCCGCAAAAGTCAGTTAAACGCGCCATCAAATGTGATGGTCACAAATCCTGGGGCGTTCCCAGTATAACCGAGAGACGGTCTCTtatgtgtcctgggtcttccgcTTCCATGTGGGACGGGGCTGCAGCACCTCAACAGGGAGGCATGCAGACCACATCCAAGCTGGCTGCCCCAGccgcctcatctggctcttctTGAGGCGCAGGAGCAGCGGCTCTGCCCTAAGTCCCTCCCGGTGGCACCGAGCTCCTCAGCCTGTCTCAAACGGAGAGCCCCAACACCCTTTGAAGGAAACTCCTTTCACAGCTTATATCCACCATCCTGTGCTTTTAGTCACGACCTCTAGCTTGTGACAAGAGGTTGAGGGTGGGAACATAGATTTATTAGTAAATCGAGAGCTTGGCCATTAGGTCGTCTCCCTCCTCACCACGACCGACCAATGCGCCCGCATCACTGGTGCAATCTGCCTGTCAAACTCCAATCCACTCTTCCATCACATTATCAGCCGCAAGAGCGCAGGATACTTTGAACTCCTCCATTTGGGACATGAATTCATTCTCAACTTGAAGAGGGAATTCCAGCCTTTTCTAATAGACGACCGTGGTCGCAGATTTGTAGGTACTGAGTCTCATCTCAAAAACATTGCATTCCGTAGCGAGCGGCTCCAGCAAGATTGCAGATTGGGGGAAAGACACCCGCTGTAGCGACATAATACTGCAGCCACCAAATTGGTCAGCCTCAAAGCCTTTGCTgcagctaaaaattttgtccaaaaagctCATGAAGAGAATCGGTGACAAACTGCAATCTTGGCAAAGTCCAAAATGTATTGTAAACGATTCCGATGTGCACGCAGTGCAGAAACGGCCCATGTCAGAGGATCTGGTACCCCATACTCCAGGCCGGAGCACTCCACACAAGGACTATTCTAGTGGGATACATGACCCCAGTGGTCATGCGCTCAAAAATTTGGATAAATCCTTGAACGTTTGCTTCATCACCTGGCTGTTtctttcatgaaaaataataatctacaCGAAAAGAATATCTAAGGGCTTTGCATAGATGCACAAATGGAGTGTCCCTAGTTTAAAGGTGAAGAAGTGTCAAAGTGGCCCTTGTATGCCTCGATTATTCTGAATGCAACAGTGGGAGGAAAAAGGTTCAGGCACCTCTGATATATTGTATGTGATTGctgttgtttacattttttgtgtgcacTACATTCCTTGTGTTTGTGTAGACACGAGTGTGTCTGTATCATTGACTACTGTATTTCGATGTGGTTGCCCTTTCATTGACTGCTCggctacatttttatttttaattgggcCTGCTGCTGAGCTAAGGAAGGTAcacgtgtttgtttttccttgcgctGCAATTGCACACTTCCAAATCCAGCCTTCAAATGTACCCATTTCGGATTAGCTCCCAGTCCTTCCACCTCCAAGTCAGAAGTAAGCATGCTACTTTGCGTGTTGTTGGGTAAACGCGATTTTTCATGTGCAAATGTCAGTCAGTCTGCTCACAGCAATCACGGGTTCGGCTCCTCCCGAGATGCGGGTCTCGAAACGCAGTTTGAATAATTTAGCAGCTCTGTGCCACCTTGCTTTGGGGTCGCAACCTTCCAAAGTGATGACGGAAAGATGTTGGGTGATTCCCCGTCCTCACTCCCTCTGCTCACTGCCATTGCTGCTTATTTGCCGTCCCTGATTCG
Protein-coding sequences here:
- the c1ql4a gene encoding complement C1q-like protein 4, translated to MVLILLVAIPLLVHTTKGGNTGTEGSHYEMLGSCRMVCDPYTTSQPGQELAAVSPPPQDYSGKKIRSGIRGPPGIPGPPGARGPPGEPGKPGPQGPPGPGPGGYSPSLYTPKIAFYAGLRKQHEGSEVLKFDDVVTNVGNYYEPSTGKFTCPLPGIYFFTYHVLMRGGDGTSMWADLKKNGLVRASAIAQDADQNYDYASNSVILHLDVGDEVCVQLDGGKVHGGNTNKYSTFSGFLIYPD